The following are encoded together in the Strix aluco isolate bStrAlu1 chromosome 13, bStrAlu1.hap1, whole genome shotgun sequence genome:
- the LOC141929085 gene encoding leukotriene C4 synthase-like yields MHNFCCDVQQKALVWHRCFLMAGCFGKSCGMERVKVWWRKHVAAEQQKVLLWERVLASSSTHRTGLRVWSTVSNMRNQIDLLATVTVLGVLEQAYFALQVIYARRKYKISPPNTTGHPEFERIFRAQANCSEYFPIFISLLWVAGIFFHQGMAAACGLLYLYTRFKYFQGYTVATQGRLGPLYASARLLWLLLGLAVAGLLAHFLLPHSSAWMAALAQPLQLLGAW; encoded by the exons ATGCACAATTTTTGCTGTGACGTTCAGCAAAAGGCACTTGTCTGGCACAGATGTTTTCTGATGGCTGGCTGCTTTGGAAAATCGTGTGGCATGGAGAGAGTTAAGGTGTGGTGGAGGAAACAcgttgctgcagagcagcagaaggtTCTGTTGTGGGAGAGAGTGCTGGCGAGCAGCAGTACTCATCGCACAGGGCTAAGGGTTTGGTCCACAGTCAGCAACATGAGAAATCAGAtagacctgctggccactgtcaCAGTTTTGGGAGTCCTGGAGCAAG CCTATTTTGCGCTGCAGGTGATCTACGCCCGGCGGAAGTACAAGATCTCCCCTCCCAACACAACAGGTCACCCCGAGTTTGAGCGGATCTTCAGAGCTCA GGCGAATTGCTCAGAGTACTTCCCGATCTTCATCTCGCTCCTCTGGGTTGCTGGAATCTTCTTCCATCAAG GCATGGCTGCGGCGTGTGGGCTGCTGTACCTCTACACCCGCTTCAAGTACTTCCAGGGATACACCGTGGCTACGCAGGGACG GTTGGGGCCGCTGTACGCCAGTGCCcggctgctctggctgctgctggggctggcggTGGCCGGGCTCCTGGCACACTTTCTGCTGCCCCACTCCTCTGCGTGGATGGCAGCGCTGGCACAGCCCCTCCAGCTGCTCGGCGCCTGGTGA